From a single Stomoxys calcitrans chromosome 4, idStoCalc2.1, whole genome shotgun sequence genomic region:
- the LOC106091367 gene encoding probable ATP-dependent RNA helicase CG8611 isoform X2: MTIELNITTAKQPIRSKPEELLDTVKIKKSKKTPNNDFKFEFGGGTQKVKAVVARRRPTTNVSNKQQSEEPHKSVATKSIAIRRKVAASNSEQTKTLGALKRKAAEKTQEIPLQKNFVTAPAREDNDESDLESYAKVQNEKGLASDLMLNICTTSTFAKPKPTKPTREERLQNKRNERQSEMLLKKRRLTDNEIRTGIKKYSQNPNQKPRASDLFLQRERKEALQNIAEDAKDSSEEERELGHVDPQARKVNAFRVKRPGDSSVRKIGLFKDQPEKVELGQRLVRPITEKIFDDIKVDSLDLHAHTVKNLADVLSITQLTTVQKKTVPKALEGKDLLVRSQTGSGKTLAYALPVVEKLQAIRPKLTRDCGIMALVIVPTRELAIQTYELFLKLVKPFTWLVPGVLMGGERRKAEKARLRKGINILVGTPGRLVDHLLHTESFKVNKAKFLILDEADRLLEMGYERDVKQIVEGIDKQREESAKEESLEPLQRMLLSATLTAAVQKLAGLTLNEPIFIDNSDEDPAKAITTVDGYNKESIEAATAEILDGEDSTGILTIPENLKLSYVVVTPKLRLVILSGLLAHEYRGKDKFKALIFMSTMEMVNFHHDLLNEQLTQKVLDEDDDEVAKEQSDDESEEPLLKGLRFFRLHGSMSQTERQGVFKGFRECKSGVLLATDVVGRGIDVPEIDLVIQYSPPQKTADFVHRVGRTARAGRNGRAVLFLTPSEVQFVRYLENKRIRISQGDMDVYLKALNDADGEANTVQEAASNLQHKFQELLVDDKEMHEKACKDLFGTHFDKFGF, from the exons ATGACTATAGAACTGAATATAACCACGGCCAAGCAGCCAATACGCTCCAAACCAGAG gaactacttgatacagttaaaattaaaaaatctaagaaaacTCCCAACAATGACTTTAAATTTGAATTCGGTGGAGGAACACAAAAAGTTAAGGCTGTAGTGGCACGAAGGCGACCCACAACCAACGTCAGCAATAAACAACAGTCGGAGGAGCCACATAAATCAGTGGCAACGAAATCGATAGCTATACGGCGAAAGGTTGCCGCTTCTAATTCTGAGCAAACGAAAACATTGGGTGCACTGAAAAGGAAGGCCGCCGAAAAAACACAAGAGATACCATTGCAAAAGAATTTTGTAACAGCACCTGCTCGCGAGGATAATGATGAATCAGATTTAGAATCGTATGCCAAAGTGCAAAATGAGAAAGGTTTAGCTAGTGATTTGATGTTAAATATCTGCACTACCAGTACTTTCGCAAAGCCGAAACCCACGAAACCCACACGCGAGGAACGTCTTCAGAATAAAAGAAATGAACGCCAAAGTGAGATGTTACTAAAGAAACGGAGACTTACCGACAATGAAATCAGAACTGGCATTAAAAAATACTCACAAAATCCCAATCAAAAACCTAGAGCTTCGGATTTATTTCTTCAAAGGGAGCGTAAGGAAGCGCTTCAAAACATAGCAGAGGACGCTAAAGACAGTTCAGAGGAAGAACGCGAATTGGGTCATGTCGATCCACAGGCACGTAAAGTCAATGCGTTCCGTGTTAAACGGCCGGGAGATTCAAGTGTTCGTAAAATTGGCCTGTTCAAAGATCAACCGGAGAAGGTGGAGTTAGGTCAACGCTTGGTGAGACCCATAACGGAAAAGATTTTTGATGACATTAAAGTTGATTCATTAGATTTGCATGCTCACACGGTGAAAAACTTGGCAGATGTTTTGAGTATAACACAATTGACAACGGTCCAGAAAAAGACAGTCCCTAAGGCGTTGGAAG GCAAAGATCTTCTGGTACGGTCACAAACTGGTTCGGGCAAAACACTAGCTTATGCTCTACCTGTTGTGGAAAAACTTCAAGCCATACGACCAAAACTTACCCGTGATTGTGGTATAATGGCCCTTGTGATAGTTCCGACGCGCGAGTTGGCCATACAGACATATGAGCTATTTCTCAAGTTGGTGAAACCGTTCACATGGCTTGTACCCGGCGTTCTAATGGGTGGTGAACGACGTAAGGCAGAAAAAGCAAGATTGCGCAAAGGCATCAATATTTTAGTTGGGACACCAGGCCGCCTAGTCGACCATCTGTTGCACACCGAATCATTTAAGGTAAACAAAGCCAAGTTTCTAATACTTGACGAGGCAGATCGTTTACTTGAAATGGGTTACGAAAGGGATGTTAAACAAATCGTTGAAGGCATAGATAAACAACGCGAGGAGAGTGCCAAAGAAGAATCTTTGGAGCCTTTACAGAGAATGCTACTGTCAGCCACTCTAACGGCAGCTGTACAAAAGTTGGCTGGCCTTACATtaaatgaaccgattttcatcgaTAACAGTGACGAGGATCCCGCAAAGGCAATAACCACCGTTGATGGTTATAATAAAGAAAGCatcgaggcagccactgcggagATACTAGATGGTGAAGATTCTACCGGCATTCTCACTATACCGGAAAACTTGAAGCTTAGCTATGTGGTAGTTACGCCCAAATTACGTTTGGTCATTCTATCAGGTCTATTGGCTCATGAATACCGTGGCAAAGATAAGTTTAAGGCTTTGATTTTTATGAGTACCATGGAAATGGTAAACTTTCATCATGATCTGCTAAATGAACAGCTCACACAAAAAGTTCTAGACGAAGACGATGATGAAGTTGCCAAAGAACAATCGGATGATGAGTCTGAAGAACCTTTGTTGAAAGGCTTAAGATTTTTCCG CTTACACGGTTCTATGTCACAGACTGAACGACAAGGTGTTTTTAAAGGATTCCGGGAATGCAAATCTGGTGTTTTGTTGGCTACG GATGTTGTTGGTCGTGGCATTGATGTTCCAGAAATCGATTTGGTTATTCAGTACTCTCCGCCAcaaaaaacagcagattttgttcaTCGTGTTGGTCGAACAGCTCGTGCGGGACGCAATGGCCGTGCCGTATTATTTTTAACCCCAAGTGAAGTGCAATTTGTTCGTTACTTGGAAAACAAACGAATTAG AATATCACAAGGTGACATGGATGTATATTTAAAAGCCTTAAATGATGCAGATGGTGAAGCAAATACTGTTCAGGAAGCTGCCTCGAATTTACAACATAAATTTCAAGAATTATTGGTAGATGACAAGGAAATGCACGAAAAAGCATGTAAAG